The Deltaproteobacteria bacterium genome contains a region encoding:
- a CDS encoding DUF4404 family protein: protein MIQDHLDKIEERLKQSEAVKESDKAELLTLLTTLRTEIADLSQTHYEQAESITGFAELSAREATRSEKNPALLNLSIEGLASSVQGFETSHPRLVEIINTFCTMFSNLGI, encoded by the coding sequence ATGATTCAGGATCATCTTGACAAGATTGAAGAGAGGCTGAAGCAGAGCGAAGCGGTCAAAGAGAGTGACAAAGCCGAGCTGTTGACCCTCCTGACGACTCTGAGGACGGAAATTGCTGACCTTTCCCAGACTCACTATGAGCAGGCGGAAAGCATAACAGGATTTGCCGAATTATCAGCCCGCGAAGCCACACGCAGTGAAAAAAATCCGGCGCTCCTCAATTTGTCGATTGAAGGTCTGGCCTCATCGGTTCAGGGCTTCGAAACATCTCATCCAAGGCTAGTGGAGATTATCAATACCTTCTGCACGATGTTCTCTAATC